The stretch of DNA ACCCCCCAACAGGGAGTTGCTGCTGGCAAAGAAGCTATGGCAGGTCAGAAGGCAGGTGGTGATTCTGCAGTATCAGGAGCGGCTGCTACAACAGCAGCAAATACAGCAACAAAAATTGCTATGCAGACTTCTTTAGAAGAAGCAAGCAAAACTATGGAGTCCACCCTAGAATCCCTTCAAAACCTGAGTGCCACCCAAATGAAAGAGGTGGAAGATGTCGTTATTGCTGCCCTTTCAGGCAAAGATGCTGGTTCAGTAAAATTCGAAACACCTGAACTCCCTAAACCTGGGGTTACACCAAGATCTGAAGTTATCGAAACAGGTCTAGCACTTGCTAGAGCAATTCAAACATTAGGAGAAGCGACAAAATCTGCATTATCCAACTATGCGAGTACACAAGCACAAGCAGATCAGACAAATAAATTAGGCTTAGAAAAGCAAGGTCTAAAAATTGATGCAGAACGAAAAGAATACCAAGAGATGAAGGCTGCCGAGCAAAAGTCTAAGGATCTTGAAGGAACAATGGAGACTGTGAATACTGTGATGATCGCAGTTTCAGTTACCATTACGGTTCTTTCTATTGTTGCCGCTATTTTTACATGTGGAGCTGGACTGGCGGGACTAGCTGCAGGAGCTGCTGTAGGTGCAGCGGCGGCTGGGGGTGCAGCGGCAGGAACTGCCGTTGCAACAACTGTAGCAACACAAGTCACAGTTCAAGCTGTTGTTCAGGCTGTTAAACAAGCTGTTGTCGAAGCTATCAAACAGGCGATCACTCAAGCTATTAAAGCAGCTGTCAAAGCTGGAATCAAAGCGTTTATCAAAACATTAGTTAAAGCCATTGCCAAAGCAATTACTAAAGGAATATCTAAAGTGTTCGCTAAGGGATCACAAATGATTGCAAAGTCATTCCCTAAGCTCTCTAAAGTCATGTCGTCTCTTACAAGTAAATGGGTAACGGTTGGGGTTGGGGTTGTAGTTGCAGCGCCCGCTCTTGGCAAAGGGATTATGCACATGCAGCTTTCTGAAATGCAACAAAACGTTGCTCAGTTCCAGAAAGAAGTTGGGAAACTTCAGGCTGCTGCCGACATGATTAGCATGTTCACTCAGTTTTGGCAACAGGCAAGTAAAATTGCCTCAAAACAAACAGGCGAAACTAATGAGATGACTCAAAAAGCTACTAAGCTGGGCGCCCAAATCCTTAAAGCCTATGCCGCAATCAGCGGTGCTATCGCAAGCGCAGCATAAAAACTAATAATTTTTAAAGGAGCATGTATTGCTATGACATCAGGAGTT from Candidatus Chlamydia corallus encodes:
- a CDS encoding secretion system protein, whose amino-acid sequence is MSISSSSSGPDNQKNILSQVLTSTPQGVPQQDKLAGNETKQIQQTRQGKNTEMESDSAIAGTAGKDKTSSTSKTETTPQQGVAAGKEAMAGQKAGGDSAVSGAAATTAANTATKIAMQTSLEEASKTMESTLESLQNLSATQMKEVEDVVIAALSGKDAGSVKFETPELPKPGVTPRSEVIETGLALARAIQTLGEATKSALSNYASTQAQADQTNKLGLEKQGLKIDAERKEYQEMKAAEQKSKDLEGTMETVNTVMIAVSVTITVLSIVAAIFTCGAGLAGLAAGAAVGAAAAGGAAAGTAVATTVATQVTVQAVVQAVKQAVVEAIKQAITQAIKAAVKAGIKAFIKTLVKAIAKAITKGISKVFAKGSQMIAKSFPKLSKVMSSLTSKWVTVGVGVVVAAPALGKGIMHMQLSEMQQNVAQFQKEVGKLQAAADMISMFTQFWQQASKIASKQTGETNEMTQKATKLGAQILKAYAAISGAIASAA